From Malaya genurostris strain Urasoe2022 chromosome 2, Malgen_1.1, whole genome shotgun sequence:
ctcaatattcgaatattagttttaagctaatcgattaaatgtTACTcgatctgggttattaatcgattactcgattaatcgatcgatattacgacatccctagaaGTGGGTGagatgggaaaacagcacaaaacaaaaaaaaataaggtcTACAGGTGCATTGAATAAAACTTCCAATCCACGAGAGCATTTAAAGTTTTTTACAAAAAGCGGCACCATTCtacattcccggaagaatgcagaacgattcgcagtaaatAAATTTGAACAATAAATTACGAGCAGAAGTgaattcggcaccccataaatgatgccgaacaatctgctaaatCCTTTTAtggtcaatacagaaaggattaatTCACTCCATGAGGAAGGATTAACCTCTCTTACTATAATTCCTTCCTACATTGGGTGAATATCCTTCGATTTCAGCtcaccatacacagattcaaccatgtatgaaGAACCAACAACCCAGATATGTagatgcgtcaatgcgggacagttacctTTCAAattatatgaagtaccgtaatcgcattcacacaaatcacacgctGAACAGTGatagttgagtttgcaatgtccagttagagttctgaccagaatactacaATAATACTTGGAAAAATATAGTAGACATGTTGACATTCTAACTGGTTCGTTCCAACTAGAGGTGGGCGAAACTCAtattggtgagcagctccgaaccgatcagctcgcCAAAATGAATCGATTCGGTGTattagctcatcagctcatttagatttaactgattgtaattttgtgaaccgtttttcttgcgcCGTAAGAGGTAACATTTTTTACTGATAATGTCTCATTCAATTCGTTAAAGACGAATATATGCAGGCATGTTAGAAATAACGAAACTTGGTGCAaacatttttctgtcgttttcgctCTTCAAGACACGAAGATCCGTTCAACTCGTAGCTTTTTCCCCTCTTCACAATTTACCGCTACCTACCCGTGAAATCTAGTCATCAAGCTCTCTTCAACGAGGTAACGAAGATTCgaactcatcggagacgagcaaatttaccaactcatgcgcaattctatcagagcagagagttacgtccaaaacctcttcTCTtctagatctcgcaaaagttggacgatttgCTGCATTGACTATGATCCAAACTCCATcctatcagagcctctcgaatttttaTCTGTGCTGCCTCAAACGATATGATAAGCAATGACGTCGCTGCCGAttataagcggtaaatcacATTTGCAGCAAAATATGATACAAACTTTTTCTAAGTCATCGCTTggtgaaggttggttatgcggcaaatatgccgaacaataggcTTATTTTCTGTCTATACCATCTATAGACATACCAACTATGACAGCACaaccattcagtaaaaaccattcaagcgaagaggttgtgtttcgattgtactggctcgtgagttaacggctgctaccgagacaattctaagcttcaggtagttaaactgcccatagcaaacgcaatattcggggcgtttcccgactggaaagctagcaacgaaggccatcccgttcatacgcacagaggtgtagagacacagaggtgcgagagcatagaagtgacgagtcacagaggtgccatcgcataaaggtgcgaagacgaaggggtgcaaaggcacagaggtgctaaagcaacccagtgctgatctaccaggtaccagaatttgtacgctgcgtaggatcaaaagagacggcatatatcgcgaggtgctacactgcaagcatcgcatttgatcgccaccaagagcaaaagcactgtacctggggtcaggtacagcaagtgcagtggtgttcacaacgacggcagagcaactgagatagcagtaaacgacagaagactgccaattggaaacagcaaaagactgccaattggaaatcgttggaagagcttcacgtcgttcttcacgataaaggaacagagacatcagctacaaggtagatttaatttaatttattttttatttcttatatctgaaattttactaaacataagtttttattttggtattattaatttacaaaaaaatttaatgtaatggatgatctcatggaagatcatccgaatccgattccggatactagtaaaagtttaaatactccgagggctaaacattatccacagggtaccactgggccatggatagtctatcttcgaaaaaaagaaaagattttaaacttgatgcaaattacaaaggatttgacatcacatttctctgaagttaaagaaatctgtaaggttaatagagataaaattcgagttgtagttaacgacttgaaacaggcaaacgatattgtaacctgtaaattatttgctattgaatatcgagtttacattccatcgaaggaggtagaaattgacggtgttgtgactgaagcaagtctgacagcagatgatttacttaaaaatggagttggccgttttaaaaactccatgcttgagggagttaagatactcgagtgcaaacaattgtactcagcatctattgtcgatggaaaaaagtcttatcgtccctcagattcgtttcgcgtaacatttgccggatctgcattgcctagccatgtctatatcgataaaattcgtcttcctgttcggcttttcgtaccgcatgttatgaattgcacgaactgtaaaaaattcggacatacagctacttactgtagtaataagtccaaatgtatcaaatgtcaagggcctcataaggataatctttgcgataaagatgttgaaaaatgtgtttattgtggggaaagccctcatgatgatctttcagtgtgcgctgcatttaagctgcgtaaagacaaaatgaagctttctttaaaagcacggtctaagcgcacatatgcagaaatgctcaaaacggtcatacatgtctcccctttggaaaccgaaaacggtttttcaaatcttgcggagccagaggaatctgactctgacggaaatagtgaagatacctcgtttgtcactcctcaagggtctgttaagaggagattaacaaaccacaaaataccaaaaaagacacctaaaattataccttcaaaaaaagatccccgtgttaaagctaaaaagccaaatttaaaaccaaaaactgtgcctcctggtttgtcaaattcacaaaccaatccaggaactagctcaagaaaagacaataatccagtgggctccatttcacattcaccaacaggattactgaaattttcggaaattgtagaatggattttcgctgcattcaatatttctgaacctctaaagaccatcataacagcattccttccaatagctagaacttttttgaaacagttatcagctcaatggccagctcttacaggttttgtatcatttgatggataatttatcatccgccgcaaatgattcaatcactgtcctgcagtggaattgtcgaagcatcatgccaaaacttgattcatttaaagttttgttgcatagtcaaaaatgtgatgtatttgctttgtgcgaaacatggcttacatcaaacatagccttaaattttaatgactttaacattatacgtctcgacagagactccccgtatggtggagtgcttttaggaattaagaaatgttattccttttatagattaaacattccttcgacttctagtatagaagttgttgcttgtcaaataaacattaaaggaaaggacatttgcattgcttcggtatatattcctccaagagctcaagttggacaacgacagcttaatgaaattgtcgaagcccttcctgctccacgtttgattttaggagatttcaattcgcacggaatgatgtggggttccgtttacaatgatagcagatcatctctaatatataatatttgcgacaattttagcatgacggtactaaatatgggtagcatgacacggatcccaagacctcctgcacgtccaagtgcattagatttatctctttgttcgacttcaattcgactagattgcacctggaaagtatttcctgatttacatggtagcgatcatttaccaatcatcatctcaattagcagtaacaaaggcattgctaattcagttaatattccatatgatttgacaaaaaatattgactggattaaataccaaagtaatatttcaagtgtcttaacttcaatggaagagcttcccccacttgaagaatatgacttcctcgtttgttcgattctggaggccgcagaacaagcccaaaccaaacgatttcttggtccatcgtctaacagaagacctccaaatccttggtgggacaaagagtgctcagatgctaaacacgcgaaacaaaatgctttcaagacgtttttaaaacgaggaggaggaactcctcagaattttgaaaaattcttggttttagaaaccaagtacaagaacatacttcgggttaagaaatgcagctattggagacattttgtggaaggtttgtcaagagaaacctcaatgagcactctttggaatacggccagacgaatgaggaatcgtaacgtaggaaatgagagtgaggagtactcgaatcgatggatatttgattttgcgaggaaagtttgtccagattccgttcctacgcatagcattgttagggagtcttcttcaaatgatgattccattgatagccccttttcaatgatggaattttccatagcactcatgtcttgtaacaataacgctcctggattggacagaattaaattcaacttggtgaagaatctgcccgacctcgcaaaaagacgtttgttggaattgttcaacaagtttcttgagcaaaatattgttccacctgactggagacaagtgaaagttatcgccattcaaaagccggggaaaccagcttccaatcacaactcatatagacccattgcgatgttgtcctgcatcagaaaattgttcgaaaaaattattctacgacgtctcgacacttgggtcgagacgaacggtttgttgtcagatactcagtttggcttccgtagaaataaagggacgaatgattgccttgcattactttcgtctgacatccaaattgccttcgctcaaaagcaacaaatggcatctgtatttttagacattaaaggagcatttgattcagtttccattgatgttctttcagacaagctccaccaacatggactcccagcggttataaataattatttgcacaaccttttgtcagagaaacgcatgcatttttcacatggcgatttggcaacaatcagaattagctacatgggtctcccgcaaggctcatgcctcagtccgctcctctataatttttacgtgaatgacattgacagctgtctagtaaccccatgtacactaagacaattggcagatgatggcgtggtttcagttactggatccaaagctattgatctgcaaaaaccattgaaagataccttagataaattgtccgtttgggctgttcatcttggtatcgaattctctgcggagaaaacagagctggtcgtcttttcaaaaaagcatgatcccgcgcaacttcagcttcatatgatgggaagaataatcgaacaggttttgactttcaaatacctcggggtgtggtttgattccaaatgcacgtggggaggacacattaggtatctgataacgaaatgccaacaaagagtaaattttcttcgaacaataacagggtcttggtggggtgctcatccgcaagatctaataaaattgtatcagacaacgatactttcagtgatggaatatggatgcgtttgttttcgttccgctgcaaattctcatattatcaaacttgagcgaattcagtaccgttgtttgcgaattgctttaggctgcatgcattcgacacatacaatgagtcttgaagttctggcgggagttcttccattaaaagatcgattttgggagctttcatcacgcctgctaataagatgtgatgtgctgaatcccatggtaattaataatttcgaacgactagtcgagcttcgatctcaaacaaaattcatgacagtatattttaaccatatgtcacaggaaatcaacccttcaagatatattcctatccgtgtcagcctcctaaatgtacctgactcaactttatttttcgacacatccatgcagcgcgaagtgcgtggaatcccggaccacctacgctctatggaaatcccaaaaatattttcaagtaagttcaggcatattaactctgagaaaatgttttacacggacggatcgcgaatggaagaagcgacagggtttggtatgttcaacaataatgtttcggcctcattcaagcttcaagaacctgcatctgtttatatagcagagttagcagcagttcattatagcttgaatgtaatcgtcacattatctccaaaccattatttcctcttcacagatagtctgagtgcaattgaagccattcgctcaaacgctgctggcaaaaatgaaccgtttttcttgggtaaaataaaacagtgtctgaacgacatattgaataataattatctaatcacaatagtttgggttccggctcattgctccattccaggcaatgaaagagccgatattttagccaaacgtggtgctattgagggtgaaatttatgagagaccgattgctttcaacgaattctatagcgcgtctcgccaaagaacacttgccagctggcaagcttcttgggataaagatgatctgggtcggtggatgcactcaattattcctaaaatatcgacaaaggcatggttcaggggactggatgtgagtagagatttcattcgtgtgatgtccagactcatgtccaatcactacacgttagatgcacatctccttcgaattggactttccgagactaatcattgtgcttgcggcgaaggttaccgcgatattgaccatgttgtttggacatgcgtggagtttcgtgatgtcagatctcaactaataaattccttgcgtacccaaggtagactatccaatgtcccagttcgcgacattcttgcttgtcgtgaccttccatacatgaaacttctttatcatttcattaaatccattggagttccaatttaaattttattttatgttaaactgttttctcttccatgagttcaaccaatagccaactataggatattgaatataagtggtgaactgatacaaacaatcctgaaatagttataagatcatgtacaaaataaatgtattttatttaatgtaatttaaaatagcaactcgcttgataaaaacagtgtttagattaactaatgagtaccaacatactaatatgatattcgaaatgtattaggtttaaactactatgtattgtggatgccacggcgaagaaaaacttatgtatattgcctatgaaataaacgtatttatgaaaaaaaaaaaaaaactatgacagcacaaatattccGAGTTTTGAGCTTCGATATGAGAGATACATCGAGAGAACTATTCGCAAGTATGCATgcacgaggcatttcacgtgaatTAGTCATACCGTCATATGGTTACCTTACTTTATGGTTCATTTCACAGGACGCTACCACAATTGTACACTGCCGCAAATGCACAAATTTCTCCAAGAGGACTATGGAAACTTGATGCGGTTGCCGGGAATGTTTGGTCGAGAGCCTATCCTGCTCAGCTTCAACCCGAATGATTTCGAGAAACTTTTCCGTGCAGAAGGCAAATGGCCTGTCCGGCGCGGGTTGGAGAGCTTCGTGTACTATCGGAAAAAAGTTCGTCCCGATGTGTTCAAAGGAATGGGTGGATTGCTGACGGAGTATGAGCTTGTAGTATTGCTACGTTTCAACTAACCTTTTTTTGCAATTCTTGTAGAGATGGAGAACCATGGCAATCATTTCGAACGACGGTGAACCCTGTGATGATGCAACCGAAAACGATTAAACTATATGTTTCGAAGGTGGATGAGGTTGCTAGAGAATTTATGGAGATGTAGGTATCTTGGTGCCGGTATGTTTGGTTTAATTGTAGTAGTAAATAACtgttttcagtatgacaaatCTTCGCGATGAGAAAAACGAGCTTCCGGCAGACTACGACCAGTGGTTGAATCGATGGGCACTCGAAACGATGGGTGTATTGGCGTTGGACACTAGACTTGGAGTTCTGAAAGAGGAATCCGATGAAGCAAAACATATTGTTACGGTATGGTCGGGTACGAAATTTGCTTGAAGCATATTAGAACAAaccgtttcttgtatttttttagaacattCGGAAGTTTTTCGAACTGACATATGAGATCGAAGTGTTGCCGTCTTTATGGAGATACTTCAAAACACCCAAATTCCGACAACTGATGAGCACTTTGGATGATCTTACCAGGTTTTGGAAGAATCTTGAATGATGTTGTtaatattttgatttcgtttttttttgcagactAGTCATGGCCAAAGTGGATGACGCAGTGGTTAGACTGGACAACAATCCCTCTACTGACAGTAACACCCAAAGTGTGCTCGAAAAGCTGCTGAAGGTTGATCGAAACGTTGCTATTATAATGGCGTTCGATATGTTGCTGGCCGGGGTTGATACGGTAATCATTCCTAAACGAAAATCAACGTTTCAGATTGTCATCCATTCCATTCATTATAGACATCTTCCGGTACTATTGGTGTGCTTTACTGTTTGGCGAAAAATCCGGAAAAGCAGGAAAAACTACGCGACGAACTTCGTGCCATTCTCCCGAGGAAGGATTCTCCTCTGACACCGGAGAATATGCGTAATATGCCGTATCTTCGAGCTTGCATCAAAGAAGGTATCCGCGTTTGTCCACCCACAGCAGGAAATGCTCGTGCCACCGGCAGAGATATGGTTTTGCAAGGATACAGGATTCCGAAAGGGGTATGAAAAGTTCGATTGAATTTCTGGTAATAAACAATAACCGTATCGTTTTCTTTTATCATCAGACGGACGTGGTGATGTCATCGATGTTGTTGCAAAACGACGACTTGCACTTTGCTCGTGCCAAGGAGTTCCTTCCCGAGCGGTGGCTGAAAGAGGATGGAATACCAGAAGGAAAGAACTCCCATCCGTTTGTATATTTACCGTTCGGGTTTGGAGCACGGGCCTGCATCGGAAAGCGTTTGGCCATGCTGGAAATGGAAATGATAATTTCTCGAATCACACGTCAATTCGATTACCGATGGAATTATGGCGAGCTGAAGATTCGGGGAGCCCTGGTCAATATTCCGATGAATGAgttgaaatttcaaatgaatGAAGTTCTTGATTAGTTAGGGCTTAGTTGACTCAAATTGTTATTTGCATGTATTCTACAAAACTAAAAACACCGAAATTTGCATTCAAGTTGTATAAATATACCCATAGGTTTGGGGAACAAATTTACATCTGCACGCAACGCATTCCTCGCTAGAACTGGAACAAAATTTGCATTGAAATGATTGACTTTGCTTCGTCATGATTGGCGAAGAGATGCTTTGGCATGTTCTGGAGTGGAATGATTTACGATGTCGGTTTTTCAAGAaagaaacttgttttttttccataaggAACCGATCGGTCGGAGGTCTGAGTCaatttattaaatttcatcaTGACATTTTAATGACAATCGTGTAGCTTCtagttgttgatttttttcgtttatttctCCTAAGACTGGTTCGGCAATTGATTGTTTTTTGTCGGAAGACCAACGAGGGAACGGTATTCCGACGAGGTAATGTAAAATAGGAAACCAAGCAGACTCCCAGTCTTCGTTTCGCCAGGGGTAATAAAATTTCAACATATCTATCACGCGATTTTTCTTTCGATAACTCTTTATTTCCTAGCACAATGGTTGAAATTTTATTGGTTCCACGAAAACATTAGTCGACCGTAGCCGTAGTTTATGTATTCCAGTTGATGTGATTTATGATCCGAAGGTTGACTTATACTACTTTTTGTTTGCTGTTTTGGCAAGCAAAATCAATCGTTCATTTACAAATTCATTTCCTACCCTGTGTAGGACCGCTAAAATTGCCATGAAATCCGAATGAGTCAAACTAAAAAAGTTACATTAAATGTGAGAATCTTCTTTCGTCCAATATAGGAACCGTTCTTTATTATTAAATAACGatataattttaaataattattcaaataatctcacttggtttcattctgtatgttatactagtaaatGCACTAGCAACTCctcggtttctttcaaaaatcgaagagaaaaatttggaataaaataccacaatattatgcatgagaaaggcatcatgacaccactaggtggattaaaacaggttttttaatattaatattattaatattatttaataTCATATTTATAAGACATACTGCGTTAGCTACTAAATGCTGAGAGCATTTATTAAAACTGCTTAAAATTTAGATAATTTACCTAATTGTTGTctgatttgtttgtttgatttGTTCTTTACATCAACTCTGGGGGATCCAGTCTTCAGCTGGTGATGACCAGAGAAGATGTAGGAATGCGTTTTGGGACTTTAAAAAAGTAAAACACTGAACACATTGTACATTGGTTTTTAAATCTGAACTTTCT
This genomic window contains:
- the LOC131431361 gene encoding probable cytochrome P450 12a4, mitochondrial; its protein translation is MLRNIVKLKVRQPFQSVRPKRWQTAQAQAVANNVAAVDPEWETAMPFDKISGPSIWRMMKNFAPGGRYHNCTLPQMHKFLQEDYGNLMRLPGMFGREPILLSFNPNDFEKLFRAEGKWPVRRGLESFVYYRKKVRPDVFKGMGGLLTEDGEPWQSFRTTVNPVMMQPKTIKLYVSKVDEVAREFMEIMTNLRDEKNELPADYDQWLNRWALETMGVLALDTRLGVLKEESDEAKHIVTNIRKFFELTYEIEVLPSLWRYFKTPKFRQLMSTLDDLTRLVMAKVDDAVVRLDNNPSTDSNTQSVLEKLLKVDRNVAIIMAFDMLLAGVDTTSSGTIGVLYCLAKNPEKQEKLRDELRAILPRKDSPLTPENMRNMPYLRACIKEGIRVCPPTAGNARATGRDMVLQGYRIPKGTDVVMSSMLLQNDDLHFARAKEFLPERWLKEDGIPEGKNSHPFVYLPFGFGARACIGKRLAMLEMEMIISRITRQFDYRWNYGELKIRGALVNIPMNELKFQMNEVLD